Proteins co-encoded in one Spirochaetota bacterium genomic window:
- a CDS encoding RidA family protein — MKFVDEIGGVKPVGHYSSAVILPNGFLFLSGQIANGDSVEEQTRNVLNNISKILSELGYSKNDIFKVVVYIKDISKFPQFNEVYKEFFGEHKPVRTTVEVSRLPKDSLIEIEVAAFKVAP, encoded by the coding sequence ATGAAGTTTGTTGATGAGATTGGTGGAGTGAAGCCTGTTGGTCATTACTCGTCCGCTGTTATCTTACCCAACGGTTTTCTTTTTCTATCAGGGCAAATAGCAAATGGCGATTCAGTAGAAGAACAAACCCGGAATGTGCTAAACAACATCTCAAAAATTCTCTCGGAACTAGGATATTCAAAAAACGATATTTTCAAGGTAGTAGTTTATATAAAGGATATATCAAAGTTTCCGCAGTTCAACGAAGTTTATAAAGAGTTTTTTGGAGAGCACAAACCAGTAAGAACTACCGTAGAGGTTAGTAGATTACCAAAGGATTCACTGATTGAAATAGAAGTAGCCGCTTTTAAAGTAGCACCTTAA
- a CDS encoding segregation/condensation protein A yields the protein MDGNGNKQPLVEVDISVKTDEFEGPLGLLLTLITKNKLDITRVSLTKIVDQYIEYSRNNKPELVTSAEFVRIASILLYLKATTLLAKPVPKDEDMEAETEVLLSQLEIIKEFRVLRDLLKNKRAIRQMMLSKQVKRSIIKHKDYTLQDLVRLAVKYFINIQRDRKYQLKRDEVNISEKIDQIKKILNSRYSFSFSELVMSEPVLQQITSFIAILETTRSEITKLQQEKHFDDILVLKR from the coding sequence ATGGATGGGAATGGTAATAAACAACCACTTGTTGAGGTTGACATTAGTGTAAAAACTGATGAGTTTGAAGGTCCTCTTGGATTACTACTTACACTCATAACCAAAAATAAACTTGATATAACAAGAGTATCACTAACAAAAATAGTAGATCAGTATATTGAATATTCACGAAACAATAAGCCGGAACTTGTAACATCCGCAGAGTTTGTAAGGATAGCAAGTATTCTACTCTATCTGAAAGCTACGACTCTGTTAGCAAAACCTGTTCCAAAAGATGAAGATATGGAAGCAGAAACGGAGGTGTTGCTATCCCAACTAGAGATAATCAAGGAGTTTAGAGTTTTGAGAGACTTACTAAAGAATAAGCGAGCTATTAGACAGATGATGTTGTCAAAGCAGGTTAAAAGAAGCATTATAAAGCATAAAGACTATACTCTCCAGGATCTGGTAAGACTAGCAGTAAAGTATTTCATAAACATACAGAGAGATAGAAAATACCAACTAAAAAGGGATGAGGTAAATATTTCAGAAAAGATAGATCAGATAAAGAAAATACTGAACTCAAGGTATTCATTTAGCTTCTCTGAGCTTGTTATGTCAGAACCAGTTTTACAACAGATAACATCATTCATCGCAATACTTGAGACAACAAGGTCAGAGATTACAAAGCTGCAACAAGAAAAACACTTTGATGACATTCTTGTGTTGAAAAGGTAA
- the murF gene encoding UDP-N-acetylmuramoyl-tripeptide--D-alanyl-D-alanine ligase gives MIEVSVSWLAKVSRGRLAYSKGPKLISGISTDSRNIKEGECFVALRGKNFDGHNFVKECLSKKVTTFVVEDAFFNSNTNLFESANAIVVKDTYRALMDIGSAYRNDFVPDKKIIAITGSSGKTTTKYIIAQLLSYKYKVEFSPKSYNNNVGVPLSILKINEDTDIGVLEVGMNRKGEIRKLSKIIMPDVGIITNIGYAHIEFLKTVRNIALAKSELFEGIRQGGVVFLNKNSRYLDVLEVNAKRFQLDIHYFDVKEARVIQNRGIDGVVFEYDDVEFDTSVPGTHNIENLVCAFEIAKFFGIKISDLVSIVKNLSLPEMRNNVIRGWFTVIDDSYNANPDSMMMALDLLDSAKSKGKKIAVLGDMLELGEHSQKLHLQVADHILNKNIDYILCYGENFSLVHDYLIEKGMDKNNVISTSSINEIADILGYLVKEGDIVLVKGSRGMRLNEIASFLENKMKENV, from the coding sequence ATGATAGAAGTTTCCGTCAGTTGGCTTGCTAAAGTTTCACGAGGTAGGCTTGCATACTCTAAAGGACCTAAACTCATAAGCGGTATATCTACTGACTCAAGAAATATAAAAGAAGGTGAATGTTTTGTAGCACTGAGAGGTAAAAATTTTGACGGTCATAACTTCGTCAAAGAGTGTCTATCAAAAAAAGTAACAACTTTTGTTGTTGAAGACGCTTTTTTCAATTCCAATACTAATCTTTTTGAAAGTGCTAATGCCATTGTAGTCAAGGATACTTACAGAGCATTGATGGATATAGGTAGTGCCTACAGAAACGATTTTGTGCCTGATAAGAAGATCATAGCGATAACTGGTAGTTCCGGTAAAACTACTACTAAATACATTATAGCACAGTTGCTTTCATACAAGTATAAGGTAGAATTCTCACCTAAAAGCTATAACAACAATGTAGGTGTTCCATTGTCTATTCTAAAGATAAACGAAGATACAGACATAGGTGTCTTGGAAGTCGGAATGAACAGAAAGGGTGAGATAAGGAAACTTTCAAAAATTATTATGCCTGATGTTGGCATCATAACCAATATAGGATACGCCCACATAGAATTTTTAAAAACTGTCAGAAATATAGCACTAGCAAAGTCGGAACTATTTGAAGGCATACGACAAGGAGGAGTTGTATTTCTCAATAAAAATTCAAGATATTTGGATGTTCTTGAAGTAAACGCAAAAAGATTCCAACTTGATATTCACTACTTTGATGTTAAAGAAGCTAGAGTAATACAGAATAGAGGAATAGATGGAGTTGTGTTTGAATACGATGATGTTGAGTTTGATACATCGGTTCCTGGAACCCATAATATTGAAAATTTGGTTTGCGCCTTTGAGATAGCAAAGTTTTTCGGAATTAAAATATCTGACCTAGTGTCAATAGTCAAAAATCTATCCCTGCCAGAGATGAGGAATAATGTTATAAGAGGATGGTTTACAGTGATAGATGACTCATATAACGCAAATCCTGACTCTATGATGATGGCTCTTGACCTTTTGGATAGTGCTAAATCTAAAGGTAAGAAGATAGCAGTTCTTGGAGATATGCTTGAGTTAGGGGAACATTCTCAAAAACTACATCTACAGGTAGCTGACCACATACTTAATAAGAATATTGACTACATTCTGTGTTATGGCGAGAATTTCTCTCTAGTCCATGATTATCTTATTGAAAAGGGGATGGATAAAAATAATGTTATATCCACCTCAAGCATAAACGAAATAGCGGATATACTAGGTTACCTCGTCAAAGAGGGGGATATAGTGCTTGTCAAAGGTTCAAGAGGGATGAGATTGAATGAGATCGCTTCGTTCCTAGAAAATAAGATGAAGGAGAATGTATGA